One part of the Cyclobacteriaceae bacterium genome encodes these proteins:
- a CDS encoding gliding motility-associated C-terminal domain-containing protein, with protein MRQANYFLIVLLLSLVSSIAYAQPATVVVDQVRNACGGSFNGSVRITVTSGTPPFSYFILGLGFGDTHFGPLNTGVPATVTGLRPDNYVLVVSDGDPAPNFNFFFAIASSPVITGSVDPGFPINNSSCNTPDGQINVTISGGSGSYNYSWTGPGAFTANTEDISGLAGGNYNLTVTDNGSNCTFSLGPIAVTDPQPALQNISNPGTQLICVGNGATVSLAGSESGVVYEVLVNGSSVGIPTVIGTGGPINIPVPVGSFSDGDILNVEARLGVCTPRIMNGFITADIVALVLTNSVTNNTSCVAFNGAIDLTVTGSAGAFTYSWTGPSGFTANTQDISNLEQGTYTVQVTDVPSGCIETANIVVGDDRPVLTLTSVVTDNTRCVAPFNGAINLTVAGSAGPFTYAWTGPSGFTANTEDITALEDGAYQVTVTDVPSGCVVIGNIVVGDASPTLTLTSVVTDNTRCIAPFNGAINLTVAGSAGPFTFAWNGPSGFTANTEDITALVDGVYTVLVTDNASGCTATTNITVNNAAPTLVLTTTKTDNTRCVAPFNGTIDLTVAGSVGPFTFDWSGPGGPYSTEDLANLQNGVYTVIVTDVPSGCTATTNVTINNVVPTLTLTTVVTNNSRCVPPFNGAIDLTVAGSTGPFTFLWTGTGGPYAMEDLANLQPGVYNVLVTDNASGCTATTNAIVGNNTPTLTLTTVTTDNSRCIAPFNGSIDLTVAGSAGPFTYSWTGPGGPYSTEDLSNLQDGNYSVLVTDVPSGCSAIANVTINNIAPTLTLTTVATNNSRCVAPFNGSIDLTVAGSAGPFTYSWTGPGGPYSTEDLSNLQSGLYIVIVTDVTSGCSATTNVNIVNTAPTLTLSSVVTDNSRCVVPFNGAINLTVAGSAGPYTFAWTGPSGFTASTEDISALQDGNYSVLVTDVPSGCTATLNVSVGNAAPTLTLTSAVTPNDQCGTPTGSIDITVAGSVGPFTFSWTGPSGFTASTEDISGLIGGNYTITVTDNISGCEVISVINVPDVTSTLTITSVVTDNTRCLPAFNGAINITVGGSAGPFTFSWTGPNGFTANTEDISALENGDYDVTVTETATSCTVSATITVGDNRPVFVLTTTSVDNNQCAVPFNGSIDLTVAGSPGPFTFAWTGPSGFTASTEDINALEPGTYTVTVTHNVSGCFEVASVVILNNAPTLTLTSSTTDNSRCTAPFNGSINITVGGSTGPFSFSWTGPSGFTASTEDITNVADGLYTVVVTDGPTGCNITSNITVGNNTVLPTLTSIVVDNDRCNAPFNGAILINVVPAGSYSFSWIGPGGFTSSAEDITALAPGVYQVTATHNTTGCAVIQSFTVGNNAPVVTVTADAISDNSSCTAPFNGAILISASPVGTYTFSWTGPNGFTSTSEDLTGLEHGDYMVTATNTTLGCAVSAVFTVGDNTPTISITSQTIIDNSNCQPPFNGSIAITAGGTPGPYTFNWTGPLGFTATGPAITDVRSGNYTVTIEDQNNGCSDVYVLTVGDLTPPVLVTLDASTPNTTCQAPFTGSLNITASGTPGPFDYFWTGPGGFTSTDEDITALVHGDYDVTVTDTGIGCQATVTFTVLDNTPPVLVSVDNITSNTNCIAPFNGSITVSGGGTAGPFDFSWTGPNGFVGTGATITALEPGDYDVTVTDQVLGCQTVSTINVPNAAPVIAITQTITPNSNCLAPFNGAIQLTSVTGTPGGYDFSWAGPGGFTASTQDINNLDAGDYTVTITDQNIGCSNVFVLNVPQNATTVSISLVSATANDRCTGPFNGALNVTIGGTPGPYTISWTGPSGFTASTEDISALVHGSYTITVTDVLLGCTNVASFTVPNATIGCGGLNCFAYTITVVDALTQRPSCSNQNDGQITLDITGLTAGNYIIQLIGTSGTLTQVGPSGIYTFNGLSPDSYQYRIEDAVGNVCQQPYTLDVQVTVQATATNFVDASCFGQPTGQAVFTVISGGTSPFQYSIDGINWITFLSGQTITTLPPNGTYPVIIRDNPADQCPATVMVTINNLNPAITAALTASPATCNNNDGSITINTLPAGGDGGPYTFQFGLAGAEVPVGLPAGNVFNNLSAGTYNFIVTDNSGCSQVFTRTVAFPGFVNVAPPVVNAPDCVSGGTNGSIILTLLDVGTYEYAVTTDPVFVPAVSDYTSTGGLTVIIPNLVNGNYFVWLRSLGSQCPTKLGPITVQGVFQTGFTATAANEVCFGDGGSIAISNIFGAPALNYTYELVTGGVPVTGTITFLEALDTYTVTGLAPGSYQLRLIQDQTSINGCSVATLFQSLNISGPSAALGFQAVEHIKESYPDLPTGSMLVVLQESGEVDYELKIELTTPVVPGQFIIRDFAVVTRNPGNLRMQAQYNNLYAGIYTLTVRDALGCIVTTEIEIPVDTDIFIPNVFTPNGDGINDTFAIRNLPGSGAKLIVSNRWGNQVYSSNNYTNDTAWDGGSESDGIYYYRLQANGQVFTGWVEILRGVKP; from the coding sequence ATGCGCCAGGCCAACTATTTTTTAATCGTTCTTCTTCTCTCACTGGTTTCCAGTATTGCGTATGCCCAACCTGCAACGGTAGTCGTTGATCAAGTCAGAAATGCTTGCGGTGGATCTTTTAACGGATCGGTTCGGATAACAGTAACCAGTGGAACCCCGCCATTTTCTTATTTCATACTTGGCTTAGGCTTCGGTGACACGCATTTTGGCCCGCTGAACACAGGTGTGCCGGCAACAGTTACTGGCCTTCGCCCGGACAACTATGTGTTGGTTGTTTCTGATGGCGACCCCGCTCCAAATTTCAATTTCTTTTTTGCCATCGCTTCATCACCAGTAATCACTGGTTCTGTCGATCCCGGATTTCCTATAAATAACAGCAGTTGTAACACCCCGGATGGCCAGATCAATGTTACAATAAGTGGTGGTTCGGGTTCCTACAACTACTCATGGACTGGCCCCGGTGCTTTCACGGCCAACACTGAAGACATTAGCGGGCTTGCAGGCGGCAATTACAACCTTACAGTAACGGACAATGGTTCAAATTGTACGTTCTCGTTGGGCCCAATAGCAGTAACTGATCCTCAACCAGCCTTACAAAATATTAGTAATCCAGGCACTCAACTGATTTGTGTGGGTAATGGCGCTACGGTTAGCCTGGCGGGCTCAGAGTCGGGGGTCGTTTATGAAGTGCTTGTTAACGGTTCATCAGTGGGCATTCCTACGGTTATCGGAACCGGTGGACCGATCAATATTCCGGTGCCGGTGGGCTCATTTTCCGATGGCGATATTTTAAATGTCGAGGCACGCCTGGGTGTTTGTACCCCACGCATCATGAATGGGTTTATCACAGCGGATATTGTGGCATTGGTGCTGACCAATTCAGTCACAAACAACACCAGTTGCGTAGCTTTTAATGGGGCAATTGATTTGACCGTAACGGGAAGCGCGGGAGCCTTTACTTATTCATGGACAGGCCCAAGTGGCTTTACCGCTAACACACAAGACATATCGAACCTTGAGCAAGGTACATACACCGTACAGGTAACCGATGTGCCAAGCGGATGCATTGAAACGGCTAACATTGTAGTAGGTGATGATCGGCCTGTGCTAACGCTCACTTCTGTGGTTACTGATAATACACGGTGTGTCGCTCCTTTCAACGGTGCAATCAATTTAACCGTGGCAGGTTCTGCAGGCCCTTTCACCTATGCATGGACCGGGCCGAGCGGCTTCACCGCCAATACCGAAGACATCACAGCCCTCGAAGATGGGGCTTACCAGGTTACTGTTACCGATGTGCCTAGCGGGTGCGTTGTTATTGGTAACATTGTTGTTGGTGATGCTTCACCTACGCTAACGCTTACCAGCGTGGTTACTGACAACACACGCTGTATTGCCCCGTTTAACGGAGCAATTAATCTTACCGTGGCGGGTTCAGCAGGCCCCTTTACTTTTGCATGGAATGGGCCTTCGGGCTTTACCGCCAATACTGAAGATATTACTGCTTTAGTGGATGGTGTTTATACTGTGTTGGTTACAGACAATGCCAGCGGCTGTACCGCTACTACCAACATAACGGTAAATAATGCTGCACCAACTTTAGTACTAACAACTACCAAAACCGATAATACCCGGTGTGTAGCTCCTTTTAATGGTACCATTGATCTTACTGTGGCGGGTTCTGTCGGGCCATTTACATTTGATTGGTCTGGCCCTGGCGGCCCTTATTCAACTGAGGATCTTGCCAACTTACAAAATGGTGTTTACACTGTTATTGTTACCGATGTACCCAGCGGATGTACCGCTACAACCAATGTTACAATCAATAACGTTGTACCTACGCTTACGTTAACCACGGTTGTAACAAACAACAGCCGGTGCGTTCCTCCATTCAATGGTGCAATAGACCTGACTGTTGCGGGCTCAACTGGCCCTTTTACTTTTTTGTGGACGGGCACGGGTGGGCCATATGCTATGGAAGACCTCGCTAATCTTCAGCCGGGTGTCTATAATGTCTTGGTAACGGATAACGCAAGTGGTTGTACAGCAACTACCAATGCCATTGTTGGAAATAATACGCCTACTCTTACCTTAACCACGGTTACAACTGATAACAGCCGTTGCATTGCACCTTTTAACGGCTCCATTGATTTAACAGTAGCTGGTTCAGCAGGGCCGTTCACCTATTCATGGACCGGCCCCGGTGGACCTTATTCAACAGAAGATCTTTCTAACTTACAGGATGGTAACTATTCTGTTTTGGTAACGGATGTGCCCAGTGGGTGTTCAGCAATTGCTAACGTAACGATTAACAACATTGCACCTACGTTAACATTAACAACAGTTGCTACCAATAACAGCCGCTGTGTTGCACCCTTTAATGGATCCATTGATTTAACGGTTGCCGGTTCGGCTGGGCCATTTACTTACTCATGGACAGGCCCGGGCGGTCCCTATTCAACAGAAGATCTTTCTAACCTACAGAGTGGGTTGTACATCGTTATTGTAACTGATGTAACCAGCGGATGTTCCGCAACTACCAATGTTAATATTGTCAACACTGCCCCAACGTTAACATTGAGCAGTGTGGTAACAGATAATAGTCGATGCGTTGTACCCTTTAACGGAGCAATTAATCTTACCGTGGCAGGATCAGCGGGTCCATACACATTTGCATGGACAGGCCCATCAGGTTTTACAGCCAGCACAGAAGATATTTCTGCCCTTCAGGATGGAAATTATTCAGTATTGGTTACGGACGTCCCCAGTGGTTGTACCGCCACATTGAATGTTTCTGTTGGTAATGCTGCACCAACCTTAACACTTACCAGTGCAGTAACTCCAAATGATCAGTGCGGAACACCTACAGGTTCTATCGACATCACGGTAGCAGGTTCGGTTGGCCCATTTACCTTTAGCTGGACAGGCCCTTCTGGTTTTACGGCCAGCACAGAAGATATTTCGGGTTTGATTGGGGGCAACTACACCATTACGGTAACCGACAACATCAGTGGCTGCGAAGTTATTTCGGTAATTAATGTACCGGATGTAACTTCAACGTTAACGATTACCTCTGTTGTAACAGACAACACAAGGTGTTTGCCGGCCTTTAATGGTGCCATTAACATTACCGTTGGTGGTTCTGCAGGTCCTTTTACGTTCTCATGGACGGGGCCAAATGGATTCACGGCAAACACGGAAGATATTTCAGCATTGGAAAATGGTGATTACGATGTTACCGTAACGGAAACGGCTACAAGTTGTACAGTAAGTGCCACAATAACCGTTGGCGACAATCGTCCGGTTTTTGTTTTGACAACCACTTCTGTTGACAATAATCAATGCGCAGTTCCTTTTAATGGATCTATTGACCTGACGGTTGCAGGCTCGCCAGGCCCTTTTACATTTGCATGGACCGGCCCTAGTGGATTTACGGCATCAACAGAAGATATTAATGCCCTTGAACCCGGAACTTATACTGTAACGGTTACGCACAATGTTTCGGGTTGCTTTGAAGTAGCCAGTGTTGTCATTTTAAATAATGCGCCTACGCTAACCTTAACCAGCAGCACAACTGATAATAGTCGTTGTACTGCGCCCTTTAATGGTTCTATAAATATTACTGTTGGTGGTTCAACCGGTCCGTTTAGTTTTAGTTGGACGGGGCCTAGCGGTTTTACTGCATCTACCGAAGATATCACCAATGTTGCGGATGGGCTATATACAGTTGTGGTAACTGATGGGCCTACCGGTTGTAATATTACTTCTAACATTACTGTCGGTAACAATACGGTATTACCAACCCTTACATCAATTGTTGTAGATAATGATCGTTGCAATGCACCGTTCAATGGTGCAATATTGATCAATGTTGTGCCCGCAGGTTCATATTCCTTCAGTTGGATTGGCCCTGGTGGTTTTACTTCATCGGCTGAAGATATAACGGCATTGGCACCAGGAGTTTACCAAGTTACGGCAACCCACAATACTACCGGTTGTGCAGTTATTCAATCGTTCACGGTCGGCAATAACGCTCCCGTTGTTACCGTAACGGCCGATGCCATCAGTGATAATTCATCCTGCACTGCACCGTTTAATGGAGCCATTTTAATTTCAGCTTCACCGGTTGGAACGTATACCTTCTCCTGGACAGGCCCTAATGGATTTACCTCTACCAGTGAAGATCTGACCGGTCTTGAGCATGGCGACTACATGGTAACGGCTACAAACACAACGCTTGGTTGTGCAGTAAGTGCAGTATTTACAGTTGGCGATAACACACCAACGATTTCCATTACTTCTCAAACTATTATTGATAATTCGAATTGCCAACCTCCGTTTAACGGATCGATTGCTATAACGGCAGGAGGAACCCCCGGACCTTATACTTTTAACTGGACCGGGCCGCTTGGCTTTACAGCTACAGGACCAGCTATAACCGATGTTCGCTCAGGAAATTATACAGTTACAATAGAGGATCAGAACAACGGTTGTAGTGATGTATATGTGCTGACGGTTGGTGATTTAACGCCACCTGTTTTGGTAACGCTTGACGCTTCTACACCAAACACAACGTGTCAGGCACCTTTCACAGGTTCATTGAATATTACCGCCTCCGGTACTCCCGGGCCTTTTGATTATTTTTGGACGGGCCCAGGTGGATTTACTTCAACCGATGAAGATATTACAGCACTTGTTCATGGTGACTATGACGTTACCGTAACGGACACAGGAATTGGTTGTCAGGCAACTGTTACATTTACTGTTTTAGATAACACACCACCAGTTTTGGTGTCTGTTGATAATATCACCAGCAACACGAACTGTATTGCACCATTCAATGGATCAATAACAGTAAGTGGTGGTGGTACAGCCGGACCGTTTGATTTTTCATGGACGGGCCCCAATGGTTTTGTTGGAACAGGTGCAACCATAACAGCGCTTGAACCGGGTGATTACGATGTTACCGTAACTGATCAGGTTTTGGGATGTCAAACAGTGAGTACTATTAATGTTCCTAATGCAGCTCCGGTTATTGCCATCACACAAACCATCACGCCAAATTCAAATTGCTTAGCGCCATTCAACGGAGCGATTCAGCTCACTTCCGTTACGGGTACTCCCGGTGGGTATGATTTCTCGTGGGCGGGCCCCGGTGGCTTCACTGCCTCAACACAAGACATCAATAATCTGGATGCCGGTGATTATACAGTAACCATAACCGATCAGAATATTGGCTGTTCCAATGTATTTGTTCTCAACGTTCCCCAAAATGCAACTACGGTTTCTATCTCACTGGTAAGTGCAACAGCCAACGATAGGTGTACCGGACCTTTCAACGGAGCACTTAATGTAACCATTGGTGGAACCCCTGGCCCTTATACAATTTCCTGGACCGGGCCTTCAGGGTTTACAGCTTCTACGGAAGACATCTCTGCTCTGGTGCATGGTAGTTATACAATAACAGTTACTGATGTTTTATTGGGCTGCACCAACGTGGCATCTTTTACAGTACCTAATGCGACTATTGGTTGTGGTGGTTTAAATTGCTTTGCCTACACCATTACTGTGGTGGATGCCTTAACACAACGTCCTTCGTGTAGCAACCAAAACGATGGCCAGATTACGTTGGATATTACCGGGCTTACTGCGGGCAACTACATCATTCAACTTATCGGAACATCCGGTACGCTAACCCAGGTTGGTCCTTCCGGTATTTACACGTTTAACGGATTATCACCGGATTCATACCAGTACAGAATTGAAGATGCGGTAGGTAACGTTTGTCAGCAACCCTATACCTTGGATGTTCAGGTAACGGTGCAGGCAACAGCCACTAACTTTGTTGATGCATCTTGTTTCGGCCAACCTACCGGTCAGGCCGTGTTTACGGTTATTTCCGGAGGTACTTCTCCTTTTCAATATTCCATTGATGGAATAAATTGGATAACTTTTTTGTCGGGTCAAACCATTACAACGTTACCTCCAAATGGTACTTACCCGGTGATCATCCGCGATAACCCGGCCGATCAGTGCCCGGCAACCGTTATGGTTACCATCAATAATCTTAATCCGGCCATTACAGCGGCATTAACAGCTTCACCGGCTACGTGTAACAATAATGATGGATCAATTACCATAAATACATTGCCTGCCGGTGGCGATGGTGGGCCGTATACTTTCCAATTTGGTTTAGCCGGGGCTGAAGTTCCGGTGGGCTTACCTGCCGGAAATGTTTTCAATAACCTTTCAGCCGGAACGTATAATTTCATTGTAACCGATAACAGTGGTTGTTCTCAGGTATTCACCCGCACGGTGGCGTTTCCAGGTTTTGTTAATGTTGCTCCTCCGGTTGTCAATGCCCCGGATTGTGTATCGGGTGGTACAAACGGCAGTATAATTTTAACCTTGCTTGACGTAGGCACTTATGAGTATGCAGTGACCACCGATCCGGTATTTGTTCCGGCTGTTTCGGATTATACATCAACGGGAGGGTTAACGGTTATTATTCCAAACCTGGTTAATGGAAATTATTTTGTTTGGTTGCGCTCATTGGGTTCGCAATGTCCTACAAAACTTGGCCCGATTACGGTGCAAGGTGTATTCCAAACCGGCTTTACAGCAACAGCAGCGAATGAGGTTTGCTTTGGTGATGGAGGCTCGATAGCTATTAGCAATATTTTTGGTGCCCCGGCATTGAATTACACCTATGAGTTGGTAACCGGAGGGGTTCCGGTTACCGGAACAATTACTTTCCTGGAAGCGCTCGATACGTATACTGTTACCGGCCTCGCTCCCGGAAGTTATCAATTGCGGTTGATACAGGATCAAACAAGCATCAATGGCTGTAGTGTAGCTACGTTGTTCCAATCCTTGAATATTTCAGGACCTTCAGCGGCACTAGGGTTCCAGGCTGTTGAACACATTAAAGAATCTTATCCTGACCTGCCTACCGGATCAATGCTGGTAGTGTTGCAAGAGAGTGGTGAAGTTGATTATGAACTGAAGATTGAACTGACCACACCGGTAGTTCCCGGTCAGTTTATCATTCGCGATTTTGCTGTTGTTACGCGCAACCCCGGCAACCTTCGCATGCAGGCTCAATACAATAATCTATATGCCGGTATTTACACCTTAACGGTGCGCGATGCTTTGGGATGTATTGTAACAACCGAAATAGAAATACCGGTTGATACGGACATATTTATCCCGAATGTGTTTACGCCAAATGGCGATGGTATTAACGATACTTTTGCGATCCGTAACCTGCCGGGCTCTGGCGCCAAGCTTATTGTATCCAACCGATGGGGTAACCAGGTGTATTCTTCAAACAATTACACGAATGATACGGCCTGGGATGGAGGAAGTGAAAGTGATGGTATATATTATTATCGTCTGCAGGCTAACGGACAGGTGTTTACCGGTTGGGTAGAAATATTAAGAGGGGTTAAACCTTAA